From one Phaeodactylum tricornutum CCAP 1055/1 chromosome 16, whole genome shotgun sequence genomic stretch:
- a CDS encoding predicted protein codes for MASNDDALYTVSDHISWGDRQPTEAESLMASALLKIRSESTPRNERPSGKSQNEVPVSGRSTSQEPTSSTHCRTASFPPPLAPTPNQLYGNSRFAILQAQSSQQQLAALQAAAAVGAASIASNHALRFNLLRSGLLTSQHHPAETQTRSLPTDSLTDSRSDNLSSTSQELSVRQEKVEAALKSKPQRGRKRENLSELERLELTRTRNREHAKSTRVRKKARYEELLDNEKCFYALQAKEELARRRRQCIIDFSALRASMARDSLVPALPAQSADVHVQHLATLVEDVTTFSFFAKGYSVGGQHNHADGQMREFDRELTSRVAARFGEAVLPLLVYDVSGSGDGIALSASNSGLAMIEISLSAESKIPLMSGLLNFEFMNDSSKVRSVYWTVLKDCIDKECLSAQSSYPSVVSLEQGLLLNDSDKIRPSDKQQPRKDGDKEEFVDNPGMSI; via the exons ATGG CgagcaacgacgacgccttGTATACAGTTAGTGACCACATATCCTGGGGTGACCGCCAACCAACGGAAGCTGAGTCTCTCATGGCATCGGCGCTGCTGAAGATTCGATCGGAATCTACTCCCAGGAACGAGCGACCCTCTGGTAAAAGTCAGAATGAAGTTCCTGTATCCGGTCGATCTACATCCCAAGAGCCAACATCGTCGACCCATTGTCGGACCGCGTCTTTTCCTCCTCCCCTCGCACCCACCCCGAATCAGCTTTATGGCAATTCAAGATTTGCGATCTTGCAAGCGCAAAGTTCACAGCAACAGCTCGCTGCCTTGCAAGCTGCTGCAGCCGTTGGTGCAGCTTCGATTGCCTCGAACCACGCTCTGCGATTCAATTTACTGCGTTCGGGTCTCCTGACATCTCAGCATCATCCAGCAGAGACACAAACAAGGTCGCTACCCACTGATTCTTTGACGGACTCAAGGAGCGACAACTTGTCATCGACATCTCAGGAGCTTTCGGTGCGACAGGAAAAGGTCGAAGCCGCTTTGAAATCGAAACCTCAACGTGGTCGCAAGCGTGAAAATCTGAGTGAATTGGAGAGACTCGAGCTAACACGTACACGAAATCGCGAGCATGCCAAAAGTACGCGTGTCCGAAAAAAGGCACGGTATGAGGAGCTCTTAGACAATGAAAAATGTTTCTATGCCTTGCAGGCTAAAGAAGAGCTTGctcggcgtcgtcgccaatgcATTATTGACTTTTCCGCGTTGCGAGCGAGTATGGCGCGAGATTCATTGGTTCCGGCTTTGCCCGCGCAGTCTGCTGACGTACACGTGCAGCATCTTGCCACTTTGGTAGAAGACGTGACTACCTTCTCTTTTTTTGCGAAAGGTTACTCTGTAGGAGGGCAACACAATCATGCCGATGGACAGATGAGGGAATTCGACCGGGAACTGACGAGCCGTGTGGCAGCTAGGTTTGGTGAAGCTGTCTTGCCACTGTTGGTGTATGATGTATCCGGATCTGGGGACGGAATTGCTTTGTCTGCTTCAAATTCTGGGCTCGCGATGATAGAAATTTCTCTATCTGCTGAGTCTAAGATACCTCTCATGTCGGGCTTGCTTAACTTTGAGTTTATGAATGATTCGTCCAAAGTCAGGTCTGTGTATTGGACAGTTCTGAAGGACTGTATCGACAAAGAATGCTTGAGCGCTCAAAGCTCATACCCCAGCGTGGTCTCCCTCGAACAAGGGCTGCTACTTAACGATTCAGACAAAATCAGACCATCAGACAAGCAGCAGCCCAGGAAAGACGGTGACAAGGAAGAGTTTGTCGACAACCCTGGAATGAGCATCTGA
- a CDS encoding predicted protein: MTTASWVRTDDYFVGAVIGEGSFGRVVHGRHKVDGRDVAIKVVDKHSLVRNPAWRDSVLQEQRLLRELRSCNRIVQLYSSFHDAECLYLVLECCRGGDLQGLLRQQQLHTGMHVCVDTQWQQSVSYYAREIWMALAFLHDREIVHADVKPSNILLTERGEVRLADFGAAVDLARNRNKKESIGDQPVCYQGSTSYASPEIIRGNPLCRLTIAVDLWSYGCLVYAMFAGGSPFTAETGLLVVERVGRYIKSDLEVKKEYFRYLPEIWKSLVLSLLEPSAELRIKAPTTANLNDASCDLWREATLNFQNLCLPAKPNWLQYTNTMKDGKLGWSVFLV, encoded by the coding sequence ATGACCACAGCCTCGTGGGTTCGGACGGATGACTACTTTGTGGGAGCGGTAATCGGGGAAGGGTCGTTTGGCCGTGTTGTCCATGGACGGCACAAAGTGGACGGTCGCGATGTTGCCatcaaagtcgtcgacaagCATTCGCTCGTGAGGAATCCCGCTTGGAGAGACTCTGTTCTGCAAGAACAACGACTCCTACGCGAGCTCCGTAGCTGTAACCGTATAGTACAGCTGTACTCGTCGTTCCACGACGCGGAATGCCTCTACCTGGTGCTAGAGTGTTGTCGTGGCGGCGACCTCCAAGGTCTTTTGCGACAACAACAGCTACACACGGGAATGCACGTCTGCGTGGACACCCAATGGCAGCAGAGCGTCTCGTACTATGCGAGAGAAATATGGATGGCCCTCGCGTTCCTTCACGATCGAGAAATAGTACACGCAGACGTTAAACCCAGCAATATTCTCCTGACCGAGCGGGGTGAGGTTCGACTCGCCGATTTTGGAGCCGCTGTGGATCTTGCGCGTAATCGCAACAAGAAAGAAAGCATTGGGGATCAGCCCGTGTGCTACCAAGGGTCGACCAGTTACGCCAGTCCCGAGATCATTCGCGGAAACCCACTGTGTCGTCTGACAATCGCCGTTGACTTGTGGTCGTACGGTTGTCTAGTATATGCCATGTTTGCAGGCGGGTCTCCGTTTACGGCAGAAACGGGTCTTTTGGTTGTGGAAAGAGTTGGAAGGTATATAAAATCCGACTTGGAGGTAAAAAAAGAATATTTTCGATACCTTCCCGAgatttggaaaagtttggTGCTATCTCTTTTGGAACCAAGTGCCGAGCTCAGAATCAAGGCTCCCACGACTGCCAACTTAAACGATGCTTCCTGCGATCTTTGGAGAGAGGCAACCTTAAATTTCCAGAACCTCTGTCTTCCTGCAAAGCCAAATTGGCTACAATACACAAACACAATGAAGGACGGCAAGTTAGGCTGGAGTGTTTTCTTGGTTTGA